One segment of Zingiber officinale cultivar Zhangliang unplaced genomic scaffold, Zo_v1.1 ctg228, whole genome shotgun sequence DNA contains the following:
- the LOC122036963 gene encoding probable peroxygenase 4 produces VPGSAGEGEADLTPLQKHVAFFDRNNDGVIYPFETYQGFRAIGSGVALSAASAAFIHGFLSAKTCPPGKSPLPSLPIYVENIQRGKHGSDSGVYDTEGRFVVSKFEEIFKKHAKTNPEAISSEELKEMLQANGEPNDIKGRLASRTEWQLLYNRGKDKEGFLHKDTIQAIYDGSLFYQWEKETQSSVKKA; encoded by the exons GTTCCAGGCAGCGCAGGCGAGGGGGAGGCGGACCTGACGCCGCTGCAGAAGCACGTCGCCTTCTTCGACAGGAACAACGACGGCGTCATCTACCCGTTCGAGACCTACCAAG GATTTCGGGCGATTGGCTCCGGCGTGGCTTTGTCTGCTGCCAGCGCTGCTTTCATCCATGGCTTCCTCAGCGCCAAAACTTGCCCCCCT GGTAAATCTCCGCTTCCTTCTTTGCCAATCTACGTGGAGAACATTCAGAGAGGCAAACATGGAAGTGACTCTGGGGTCTATGACACCGAGGGGAG GTTCGTGGTCTCCAAATTCGAAGAGATATTTAAGAAGCATGCCAAGACAAACCCTGAAGCAATATCATCAGAGGAGTTGAAGGAGATGCTCCAGGCGAACGGGGAGCCCAATGACATCAAAGGGAG GTTGGCGAGCCGGACAGAATGGCAACTGCTTTATAATAGGGGCAAAGATAAAGAAGGATTCCTGCACAAGGATACCATACAAGCTATTTATGATGGAAGCCTCTTTTACCAGTGGGAGAAGGAGACGCAATCTTCAGtgaagaaagcatga